A region of Gemmatimonadaceae bacterium DNA encodes the following proteins:
- a CDS encoding IS256 family transposase gives MTPSRVRAITRRGNPGHEKEAPPDGEDHDKCAGVKSGRSAVGDAGAVCPRGDSAVRAAAVGRGGRGAVRPAKSARRHADTPQGVRNGYGKPRQLALMGGTITVQRPRVRDVEARFVSRVLPLFKRQTTAVTALLPELYLHGLALGDFELALRGVLGAAAPLSASAMLRLKAAWQTQYDAWRRRDLAELEVVYLWADGLYVKAGLEDTKAALLVLIGALADGRKVVLAVESGVRESTESWAAILRELKARGLRAPALTIADGHLGIWSALAQIYPTSAEQRCWNHKLRNVLDVVPEKHQGAVKADLQAIANAETQASCERHRAAFRRAYSRVYPKAVERLDRDWARMITYYAFPQPHWRHLRTTNVIESPFHAVRLRTTAAKRFKRVESATALIWKLLLVAEQQFRKLNAPHLCREVFAGIEYRDGMRVTPSPARERHAA, from the coding sequence GTGACACCTTCTCGGGTGAGAGCAATCACCCGCCGGGGGAATCCCGGCCACGAAAAGGAGGCACCGCCCGATGGAGAAGATCACGACAAGTGCGCGGGAGTCAAGAGCGGCCGGTCCGCTGTGGGAGACGCTGGAGCAGTATGCCCGCGGGGAGATTCAGCAGTTCGTGCAGCGGCTGTTGGAAGAGGAGGTCGAGGAGCTGTTAGGCCGGCGAAGAGTGCGCGGCGGCACGCGGACACGCCGCAGGGGGTGCGCAATGGCTACGGGAAACCGCGGCAGCTCGCGTTGATGGGCGGGACGATCACGGTCCAGCGGCCGCGGGTGCGCGACGTGGAGGCGCGGTTTGTGAGTCGGGTGCTCCCGTTGTTCAAGCGCCAGACCACGGCGGTGACGGCGCTCTTGCCGGAGCTCTACCTGCACGGGCTCGCGCTCGGGGATTTTGAGTTGGCGTTGCGCGGGGTGTTAGGCGCGGCGGCGCCGTTGAGCGCGAGCGCGATGCTGCGGCTCAAGGCGGCCTGGCAGACGCAGTACGACGCGTGGCGCCGGCGCGATCTCGCCGAGCTCGAGGTGGTGTATCTCTGGGCGGATGGGCTCTACGTGAAGGCCGGCCTCGAGGACACGAAGGCCGCGCTCCTGGTGCTGATCGGCGCGCTCGCCGACGGGCGGAAAGTCGTGCTGGCGGTCGAGAGCGGCGTGCGCGAATCGACAGAAAGTTGGGCGGCGATCTTGCGCGAGCTCAAGGCACGGGGACTCCGCGCTCCCGCCCTCACGATCGCCGATGGCCATTTAGGCATCTGGAGCGCCCTCGCTCAGATCTATCCGACGAGCGCCGAGCAGCGGTGCTGGAACCACAAACTGCGGAACGTGCTCGACGTGGTGCCCGAGAAACACCAGGGCGCCGTGAAAGCGGATCTCCAGGCGATCGCGAACGCCGAGACCCAGGCGAGTTGCGAGCGCCACCGGGCGGCGTTCCGGCGGGCGTACAGTCGCGTGTACCCCAAAGCCGTCGAGCGGTTAGACCGGGACTGGGCGCGCATGATCACGTACTACGCGTTCCCTCAACCGCACTGGCGGCATCTGCGCACGACCAACGTGATCGAATCCCCGTTTCACGCGGTCCGGCTGCGCACGACCGCGGCCAAACGCTTCAAGCGCGTCGAGAGTGCAACGGCGCTCATTTGGAAATTGCTGCTCGTCGCCGAACAGCAGTTCCGCAAACTCAACGCCCCGCACCTGTGTCGCGAGGTCTTCGCGGGGATCGAATACCGGGACGGCATGCGCGTCACCCCATCACCTGCTCGAGAACGGCACGCCGCCTAA
- a CDS encoding tyrosine-type recombinase/integrase, translated as FIREGKGKKDRLVPIGERAVRWTLRYLDHVRPTLIARAVRRATRQSTRTTSALFLTARGTRLTPTKLTDRLHRYLVHAGIEKPGSVHIFRHTMATLMHDAGADIRDLQEILGHAQLSTTAIYTHVSIERLKAVHTRTHPAHVVHANGEFSARVRASAPFLLAAEVAAEAAEEETD; from the coding sequence CTTCATCCGCGAGGGCAAGGGGAAGAAGGATCGACTCGTCCCGATCGGCGAGCGCGCGGTGCGCTGGACGCTTCGGTATCTCGACCACGTCCGGCCGACCCTGATCGCGCGCGCCGTGCGCCGAGCAACGCGACAATCGACACGGACCACGAGCGCCCTCTTTCTCACGGCGCGCGGTACCAGGCTTACGCCGACGAAACTGACCGATCGGCTGCACCGCTATCTCGTGCACGCGGGGATCGAGAAGCCTGGCAGCGTGCACATTTTCCGCCACACCATGGCGACGCTGATGCACGATGCCGGCGCGGATATCCGCGACTTGCAGGAAATCTTGGGGCACGCACAGCTCTCTACGACCGCGATCTATACGCACGTCTCGATCGAGCGGCTGAAGGCCGTCCATACCCGCACGCACCCGGCTCACGTGGTGCACGCGAACGGTGAGTTTTCTGCACGTGTGCGCGCGTCCGCGCCATTTCTGTTAGCTGCTGAAGTAGCTGCTGAAGCGGCTGAAGAAGAAACGGACTAA